Proteins encoded by one window of Cylindrospermum stagnale PCC 7417:
- a CDS encoding bifunctional pantoate--beta-alanine ligase/(d)CMP kinase, whose protein sequence is MRLLTTVAALRCYLTKRRTLRDATPKENELTVPEDILLDDTTSWYQTAVGLVPTMGGLHQGHLSLIERARSENFTVIVSIFVNPLQFGPNEDYQRYPRTLESDQKLCAQAGVDAIFAPTPEEMGLRPKNIAESHVTQVIPPSAMISALCGRYRVGHFQGVATIVTKLFNLVQPDRVYFGQKDGQQLAIIKRLVVDLNLPVEIVACPTVREASGLALSSRNQYLTATEKEQATVLSRGLRQAEAAFKAGTRHSSQLIALVWQEIATVSTIFVEYIELVDPTTLMFLETVEEEGMLAIAARLGSTRLIDNTILRDRQPIVAIDGPAGAGKSTVARQVAANLGLVYLDTGSMYRAVTWLVLNMGIAIDDDYAIAELVNQCKIELTPSQDLQSPVRVWINGTDVTQAIRTIEVTSLVSAIAAQTSVRAALVQQQQSWGKRGGLVAEGRDIGTHVFPDAEVKIFLTASVGERARRRQQDFKKQGQPEVSLEQLERDIAERDWKDSNRKVSPLQKAVDAVEIQTDGLSASEVTAKIVNYYQQRLSQW, encoded by the coding sequence GTGCGCCTGCTGACAACAGTCGCAGCTTTACGCTGCTATTTAACTAAACGTCGCACTCTGCGAGACGCTACGCCAAAGGAAAACGAGCTTACCGTTCCAGAGGATATATTACTAGATGACACAACTAGCTGGTATCAAACAGCAGTCGGTCTAGTCCCAACAATGGGAGGGTTACATCAAGGTCATTTAAGCTTAATTGAACGAGCGCGTTCCGAAAATTTCACGGTGATTGTCAGTATTTTTGTCAATCCCCTGCAATTTGGTCCCAACGAGGATTATCAACGCTACCCTCGCACTTTAGAGTCAGACCAAAAACTTTGTGCACAAGCCGGAGTAGATGCGATTTTCGCGCCGACTCCGGAAGAAATGGGACTTAGACCGAAGAATATAGCAGAATCTCATGTTACACAAGTAATCCCTCCATCTGCTATGATATCTGCCTTGTGTGGTCGTTATCGAGTAGGTCACTTTCAGGGAGTGGCGACGATCGTCACCAAGCTTTTTAACTTGGTGCAGCCTGACCGCGTCTACTTCGGTCAAAAGGATGGTCAGCAACTGGCAATTATTAAACGGCTGGTAGTTGATTTGAATTTGCCAGTAGAGATTGTTGCTTGTCCAACGGTGCGAGAAGCATCAGGTTTAGCCTTGAGTTCTCGTAATCAATATTTGACTGCAACGGAAAAAGAACAGGCAACAGTGTTGTCTCGCGGCTTGAGGCAAGCTGAAGCTGCGTTTAAGGCAGGTACTCGCCACAGCAGTCAGCTAATAGCATTGGTGTGGCAAGAAATAGCAACGGTTAGCACTATTTTCGTGGAATATATTGAATTGGTTGATCCGACTACGTTGATGTTTTTAGAAACAGTTGAGGAGGAAGGAATGCTCGCGATCGCAGCTCGTCTTGGTTCTACACGCTTGATTGACAATACCATCTTGCGCGATCGCCAACCCATCGTCGCCATTGATGGCCCTGCCGGTGCTGGTAAATCCACGGTGGCACGTCAAGTGGCAGCTAATCTCGGCTTGGTTTATCTAGATACAGGCTCTATGTATCGGGCTGTGACTTGGCTAGTACTAAACATGGGAATTGCTATTGATGATGATTATGCGATCGCTGAATTAGTCAATCAGTGTAAAATTGAACTCACTCCCAGCCAGGATCTTCAATCTCCGGTGCGGGTTTGGATTAATGGTACTGATGTTACCCAGGCAATTCGCACAATTGAGGTAACATCTCTTGTATCTGCGATCGCCGCCCAAACTTCAGTCCGGGCAGCACTGGTTCAACAACAGCAAAGTTGGGGTAAACGCGGTGGTTTAGTGGCTGAAGGACGGGACATCGGTACTCATGTATTCCCCGATGCCGAAGTCAAAATCTTTCTCACCGCCTCTGTAGGTGAACGCGCACGTCGCCGCCAGCAAGACTTTAAAAAACAAGGTCAACCCGAAGTGAGTTTAGAGCAGTTGGAACGAGATATTGCCGAACGTGACTGGAAAGATAGTAATCGCAAAGTTTCCCCCTTACAAAAAGCAGTAGATGCGGTGGAAATTCAAACCGATGGACTTAGCGCGTCTGAAGTCACAGCAAAAATTGTTAACTACTACCAACAACGCCTATCTCAGTGGTAA
- the glsA gene encoding glutaminase A: MDNPGDSEIVSSPLPEFLNDLHSKYKSLQEGAVANYIPELAKVNPDLFSICIVTVDGQSYEVGDYKQLFTIQSISKVFAYGLALEDHGRDYVLTRVGVEPTGEAFNAIILDEQSKRPYNPMVNAGAIATTSLIKGAGATERLNRVLDMYRRYIGRDVFVDISLFTSERSTGHRNRAMAHLMLNFGMIDQNIEESLDLYFKQCSAMVNCRDLAVMAATLANKGINPLTEERAVESRYIKDILSVMYTCGMYNFAGEWAYKIGIPAKSGVCGGIIAVVPNQMGIGVFSPLLDIRGNSVRGVKVCEELSQRLGLHLFECSNSGGNFGETVFKPCGDE; encoded by the coding sequence ATGGATAATCCAGGAGATTCAGAAATAGTTTCATCACCACTACCAGAATTTCTCAACGACTTGCACTCCAAGTACAAATCTTTGCAAGAGGGTGCAGTAGCGAACTATATTCCAGAACTGGCAAAAGTAAACCCCGATTTGTTTAGCATCTGCATTGTTACAGTCGATGGGCAGAGTTACGAAGTTGGAGATTACAAGCAGCTATTTACTATCCAGTCGATTTCTAAGGTGTTTGCTTACGGACTTGCTTTAGAAGATCATGGACGGGATTATGTTTTAACTAGGGTGGGTGTGGAACCAACAGGGGAGGCATTTAACGCCATTATCCTAGATGAGCAGTCAAAACGACCATATAACCCAATGGTAAATGCTGGTGCGATCGCCACCACCAGTTTAATTAAAGGTGCTGGTGCCACTGAACGCCTGAATCGGGTGCTAGATATGTACCGTCGATATATTGGGCGAGATGTGTTTGTCGATATCTCACTATTTACCTCAGAACGCAGCACAGGACACCGTAACCGAGCGATGGCGCACCTAATGCTGAATTTTGGCATGATTGACCAAAATATTGAGGAGTCGCTGGATCTTTATTTCAAACAATGTTCAGCGATGGTAAATTGTCGAGATTTGGCGGTGATGGCGGCTACTTTAGCTAATAAAGGTATCAACCCGTTGACAGAGGAACGGGCTGTTGAGAGTCGTTACATTAAAGATATTCTCAGCGTGATGTACACCTGTGGGATGTACAACTTTGCTGGAGAGTGGGCTTATAAAATCGGGATTCCGGCGAAAAGTGGTGTTTGTGGGGGAATTATCGCCGTTGTCCCGAACCAGATGGGGATTGGGGTGTTTTCACCACTGTTAGATATCCGGGGTAACAGTGTCCGGGGGGTAAAGGTGTGTGAGGAACTTTCCCAACGCTTGGGTTTACATTTGTTTGAGTGTTCTAATTCGGGTGGGAATTTTGGCGAAACTGTGTTTAAGCCATGTGGGGATGAGTAG
- a CDS encoding winged helix-turn-helix domain-containing protein: MNSTFISHFTPSLMAPEALEAILVQRHQLADDLAAAIRESALTAKKNFHLLLGMRGIGKTHMVALTYHRISKMEDLRDKLLIAWLREEEWGVTTFLDLLLRIFRALQQEYPAEYEAKLNQQVEALYQLSANEAEPIAADLLREFVGKHTLLLLMENLDDLFDGLGKNGQKQLREYIDNYSFLTILATAQSGFAGINVKNSPFYDFFQIHPLEELTLEEAIDLLRQIARLEGKNDLESFILTSTGRDRIRAVHHLAAGNPRVYVIFSQFLTRKSLDELVEPFMRMLDDLTPYYQARMAWLSQQQRKIIEFLTNHRRAVTVKEIAQRCFITHQTASSQLKDLREKGYVNAETVGRESFYELREPLMRFCMEVKKQRGEAIRLFVDFLRIWYTKEELKQRLEILPPDAEIERDYILHALQIIEEEPEDPRIAEYLKDVFASFENKDYLHCLKIADKLIAIRGYANDWFIHGCILHEFKHYEQALLSIDKAIDIDPNQKLSWLLRGLTLDETEDYEEALTSYNKVIELDQNYVDAWYRRGRILKNIKQYDEALKSYNKVTKLNDNHEGAWLLRGEILLYNLEHYDEALESFYKAMEINQDEKDIYWNYISACLSGIGQYEAALEFCDKLIELEPNEAIYWANRGAMLTNLERYDQALESYNKAVDINPFDAKAWYDRGNILLNLECDEEALVSFNKAIKLDSTDVNTWLKRSLILYDLERYDESLESSKQTIALGYQSSEILFNVADCLLAMNRWEEGIKALDDVLNKLSNEEEPNLEDTEYIIRNIFTNYKDVSVWKSRITTLIEIYDKYQLISALGKAIIDNIPAVMSEMVSDKAAQTWLEVWRELVGNRPEFQIPLRLLNAAVRYRETKGDKRVLLELPIEERKILQQVLEIEES; encoded by the coding sequence ATGAACAGTACCTTCATCTCTCACTTTACCCCCAGTCTCATGGCTCCCGAAGCGTTGGAAGCTATATTAGTACAGCGTCATCAGTTAGCGGATGACTTAGCAGCAGCAATTCGTGAAAGTGCATTGACAGCTAAGAAAAATTTCCACCTGTTGCTGGGAATGCGGGGTATTGGTAAAACCCACATGGTAGCACTGACTTATCACCGTATTTCTAAAATGGAAGACTTGCGGGATAAGTTACTCATCGCATGGTTGCGAGAAGAAGAATGGGGAGTTACAACATTTTTAGATTTGCTGTTGCGGATATTTCGAGCGCTACAACAAGAATATCCAGCAGAATATGAGGCTAAGTTAAATCAGCAAGTTGAAGCACTTTATCAATTATCGGCTAATGAAGCCGAACCTATAGCCGCAGACTTGCTGAGGGAATTTGTGGGTAAACACACCCTGCTGCTGCTGATGGAAAATTTAGATGATTTATTTGATGGGTTGGGAAAGAACGGACAAAAGCAACTTCGGGAATATATAGACAATTATTCATTTTTGACAATTTTGGCGACAGCGCAAAGTGGTTTTGCGGGAATTAACGTCAAAAATAGCCCTTTCTATGACTTTTTCCAGATACACCCTTTAGAAGAGTTGACGCTAGAGGAGGCTATCGACTTATTAAGGCAAATTGCCCGATTAGAAGGCAAAAATGACCTAGAATCGTTTATTTTAACATCAACGGGGCGCGATCGCATTCGTGCAGTGCATCATCTAGCAGCAGGAAACCCCCGCGTTTATGTAATTTTCTCCCAGTTCCTCACGCGCAAATCTCTAGATGAACTGGTAGAACCATTTATGCGGATGTTGGATGATTTGACACCTTATTATCAAGCGCGAATGGCTTGGCTTTCCCAACAGCAGCGAAAAATTATCGAATTTCTCACTAACCACCGTCGCGCTGTAACTGTGAAAGAAATTGCTCAACGTTGTTTTATTACTCATCAAACAGCATCAAGTCAGCTTAAAGATTTGCGAGAAAAAGGTTATGTGAATGCTGAAACAGTTGGACGCGAATCATTTTATGAATTGCGAGAACCGTTGATGCGATTTTGCATGGAGGTAAAGAAACAACGGGGTGAAGCGATACGGTTATTTGTAGACTTTTTGCGAATATGGTATACAAAGGAGGAGTTGAAACAGAGATTAGAAATACTCCCACCTGATGCAGAAATTGAGCGAGACTATATACTTCATGCGCTACAGATAATTGAAGAAGAACCAGAAGACCCTCGTATAGCAGAATATTTGAAGGATGTTTTTGCTTCCTTTGAAAATAAAGATTATCTCCATTGTCTGAAAATAGCAGATAAGCTGATAGCAATTCGCGGGTATGCAAATGACTGGTTTATACATGGTTGCATTCTCCATGAATTTAAACATTACGAACAAGCTTTATTATCTATAGATAAAGCGATTGACATTGACCCTAATCAGAAATTGTCTTGGCTTTTACGGGGTCTGACGCTTGATGAAACCGAGGATTATGAGGAAGCATTAACTTCTTATAACAAAGTAATTGAACTTGACCAAAATTATGTGGATGCCTGGTATCGTCGAGGCCGTATACTGAAAAATATTAAGCAATATGATGAAGCTTTAAAGTCCTACAACAAAGTAACTAAATTAAATGACAATCATGAAGGTGCTTGGTTACTTAGAGGTGAAATATTATTATATAATCTTGAACATTACGATGAAGCCTTAGAATCTTTCTACAAAGCAATGGAAATTAATCAAGATGAAAAAGATATTTATTGGAATTATATCAGTGCATGTTTATCAGGAATTGGTCAATATGAAGCTGCGTTAGAGTTTTGCGATAAGTTGATTGAGCTTGAGCCAAATGAAGCAATTTATTGGGCAAATAGAGGTGCTATGTTAACAAACCTTGAACGATACGATCAAGCCTTAGAATCCTACAATAAAGCAGTTGATATTAATCCATTTGATGCTAAAGCTTGGTACGACAGAGGTAATATACTGCTAAACCTCGAATGTGATGAGGAGGCTTTAGTATCTTTTAATAAAGCAATTAAACTTGACTCAACAGATGTAAATACTTGGTTAAAACGAAGTTTGATATTATATGACCTTGAACGCTACGATGAATCATTAGAATCTTCCAAGCAGACAATCGCTCTTGGTTATCAATCTTCAGAAATTCTCTTCAATGTAGCTGATTGTTTACTAGCTATGAACCGTTGGGAAGAAGGAATTAAAGCATTAGATGATGTACTCAATAAATTGAGCAATGAAGAAGAGCCTAATTTAGAGGATACAGAGTATATTATCCGCAACATATTCACAAACTACAAAGATGTATCTGTGTGGAAAAGTCGGATTACAACTCTGATAGAAATTTACGACAAATACCAACTAATCTCAGCTTTAGGAAAAGCAATTATTGATAACATTCCCGCTGTAATGTCAGAAATGGTCAGCGATAAAGCAGCGCAGACTTGGCTAGAAGTGTGGCGGGAATTGGTGGGGAATCGCCCCGAATTTCAAATCCCTTTGCGACTGCTGAATGCTGCTGTGCGCTATCGGGAAACCAAGGGAGATAAACGAGTTTTACTAGAATTACCCATCGAAGAACGCAAGATATTACAACAGGTGCTAGAAATAGAAGAATCTTAA
- a CDS encoding squalene/phytoene synthase family protein: MISESNQFGISKTLVKDWNNAAFLSDLEPEIQDEWVRRISWLRLVDELAENEFLDGQGTEFQNFFQGWKLLLTDNKVLIGCAYEDILTQIKNSWFHSNPSLVDELSIQSWDKHVIALAKYNQPNLCIQTLQQHQTMLEDVGGNFFQVSPFLTAEHWQLAYYLGTADQFYNNLRDLQEDSERKICYFPVDLLNNFGVRREQFFQMDVYQNPGYHKMMQFWLDEYLLKIRVQSDKIMLANDLHPSWNICRQWCLQRYARIERIFRECDFDYTLFSQVY; this comes from the coding sequence ATGATTTCAGAAAGCAATCAATTCGGTATATCAAAGACTCTAGTAAAAGATTGGAATAATGCAGCTTTTTTGTCAGATTTAGAACCTGAAATTCAAGATGAATGGGTTAGAAGAATTAGCTGGCTTCGTCTGGTTGATGAACTAGCTGAAAACGAATTTTTAGATGGTCAAGGGACTGAATTTCAAAATTTTTTTCAAGGCTGGAAGCTACTTTTAACTGACAATAAAGTGCTAATAGGTTGTGCTTATGAAGATATTTTAACTCAAATTAAAAACTCTTGGTTTCATAGTAATCCTAGCTTAGTTGATGAACTCTCTATTCAATCTTGGGACAAACACGTAATAGCGCTCGCCAAATATAATCAACCTAATTTGTGTATCCAAACTCTCCAGCAACATCAAACAATGTTAGAGGATGTGGGTGGCAATTTCTTTCAAGTCTCACCATTCCTGACGGCGGAACATTGGCAATTAGCTTATTACCTTGGTACAGCAGATCAGTTTTACAATAACTTGCGAGATCTACAAGAAGACTCTGAACGTAAAATTTGCTACTTCCCTGTTGATCTACTCAACAATTTTGGTGTCAGACGCGAACAATTTTTTCAAATGGATGTATACCAAAATCCTGGGTATCACAAAATGATGCAATTTTGGCTAGACGAATACCTTTTGAAAATCCGGGTACAATCAGATAAAATCATGCTAGCTAATGATCTACATCCTTCTTGGAATATTTGTCGCCAATGGTGTTTACAGCGCTATGCTCGAATTGAGCGAATATTTCGTGAATGCGATTTTGACTACACTCTATTTTCCCAAGTCTACTGA
- the purM gene encoding phosphoribosylformylglycinamidine cyclo-ligase: MDYRDAGVDVEAGRAFVDQIRNLVHSTFRPEVLGGLGGFGGCFQLPTGYHEPVLVSGTDGVGTKLKIANILNRHDTVGIDLVAMCVNDVLTSGAQPLFFLDYLATGKLDKEQLTQVVAGIASGCKQAGCALLGGETAEMPGFYQVGEYDLAGFCVAIVEKSQMLDGSQVQVGDVAVALASSGVHSNGLSLVRKIVSDRGFSWNDTPELLGGATIGATFLQPTRIYVKSVLAALSAKLEIHGMAHITGGGLPENLPRCLGKGQGLKINPSSWTIPPVFQWLAQAGSVSPEAMYNTFNMGIGFVVLVPPHQVEQTITHWQSQDIPAFAIGEVITGAGELVGLPR; this comes from the coding sequence ATGGATTATCGGGATGCAGGGGTTGATGTTGAAGCAGGTAGAGCTTTTGTAGATCAAATTCGCAATTTGGTTCACAGCACCTTTAGACCAGAAGTTTTGGGGGGACTGGGTGGCTTTGGTGGCTGCTTTCAACTACCAACAGGTTATCACGAACCAGTATTGGTTTCTGGGACAGATGGAGTCGGTACAAAGCTGAAAATCGCTAACATTCTCAACCGCCATGACACCGTTGGTATTGATTTGGTGGCGATGTGCGTTAATGATGTGCTGACATCTGGTGCCCAACCGCTGTTTTTTTTAGATTATTTGGCAACGGGGAAACTAGATAAAGAGCAGTTAACTCAGGTGGTAGCGGGGATAGCCTCTGGATGTAAGCAGGCTGGTTGTGCCTTACTGGGAGGAGAAACGGCAGAAATGCCTGGTTTCTACCAAGTGGGTGAGTATGACTTGGCGGGGTTTTGTGTGGCGATTGTGGAAAAAAGCCAAATGTTGGATGGTTCCCAGGTACAGGTGGGGGATGTGGCTGTAGCACTTGCTAGTTCTGGCGTCCACAGCAATGGCTTAAGTTTAGTCCGAAAGATTGTGAGCGATCGCGGTTTTTCTTGGAACGACACCCCAGAATTGTTAGGTGGTGCCACTATCGGCGCAACTTTTCTCCAACCCACGCGCATTTACGTTAAATCTGTACTCGCAGCGCTGTCAGCAAAGTTAGAAATTCACGGTATGGCTCACATCACAGGTGGTGGACTGCCAGAAAACTTACCTCGATGTTTAGGAAAAGGTCAAGGGCTGAAAATTAACCCCAGCAGTTGGACTATCCCCCCCGTTTTCCAGTGGCTAGCCCAGGCTGGATCTGTCAGTCCCGAAGCTATGTATAATACCTTCAATATGGGGATTGGATTTGTAGTATTAGTGCCGCCTCATCAGGTAGAGCAGACAATTACTCACTGGCAATCACAAGATATTCCCGCTTTTGCTATTGGTGAAGTGATTACTGGTGCGGGTGAATTAGTGGGGTTGCCTAGATAA
- a CDS encoding superoxide dismutase: MAFTQLPLPFDFNALEPYGMKGETFEYHYGKHHKAYVDNLNKLTDGTELADKSLEEVIQTTFKDASKVGVFNNAAQVWNHTFFWNSLKPAGGGAPTGDLAAKIDKDFGSFDKFKEEFSNAATTQFGSGWAWLIDDGGTLKVIKTPNAENPLALGKKALLTLDVWEHAYYIDYRNARPAFIKNYLDQLANWDFAAANLASA, from the coding sequence ATGGCATTTACACAGCTGCCCCTACCCTTCGATTTTAATGCTCTAGAGCCATATGGCATGAAAGGTGAGACTTTCGAGTATCACTATGGCAAGCATCACAAAGCTTATGTAGACAACCTTAACAAGCTCACCGATGGTACAGAACTTGCTGATAAGTCCTTGGAAGAGGTGATCCAAACTACATTTAAGGATGCCTCTAAAGTCGGAGTTTTCAACAACGCGGCTCAAGTTTGGAACCACACCTTCTTCTGGAATTCCTTAAAGCCAGCCGGCGGTGGCGCACCTACCGGTGACTTGGCTGCTAAAATTGACAAAGACTTTGGTAGCTTCGACAAATTCAAAGAAGAGTTCTCTAACGCGGCTACAACTCAGTTCGGTAGTGGTTGGGCTTGGTTGATTGATGATGGTGGCACCCTCAAGGTTATCAAAACACCAAATGCAGAAAACCCTCTAGCACTCGGTAAAAAGGCACTCCTCACCCTAGACGTTTGGGAACACGCCTACTACATCGACTACAGAAATGCTCGTCCAGCGTTCATCAAGAATTACCTAGATCAGCTTGCTAACTGGGACTTCGCCGCAGCAAATCTGGCTTCAGCTTAA
- a CDS encoding WGR domain-containing protein — MAEEKVYLELSEADGGSHKFYEVIIKDSELTIRYGRIGDSGQTQTKTYPSPEKAKAEATKKINEKLKKGYEQAVMGARQKRSVTRREVASTTSTSKQAPILWKFNANSAAFGIFIDGNSCWLGNQNGQVFALNHQGKVLNQFKIPDGVKCLVADDIWIYAGCDDGNVYDLTGKLPRVAYQIDENVDIFWLDIKDGLLGVSDAKGGVTTIDHDDESQWTRLSQGDSGWMVRCDEVGIYHGHSKGVTMYDNKEGRMLWHQPTKGAVLFGWQEASAVYAGTSDKKIYSFSKKGEVGAIYKCDAPVYSCATAQDGKYVFAGDNYSSIYCFNQAGERLWKLGSGCGSALSMQFFENCIYIVTTEGSLACIDASVSAIKAAQEGTIPQATIIKAPKGEGAAPTSVLETTADSSVGVIVECFKEGSKLRVRVVSPGYNSQWRVQFPQDIRQEGQRYLVQEVRESANGGFYRAYGDIRKLV, encoded by the coding sequence ATGGCTGAAGAAAAAGTATACTTGGAACTTTCCGAAGCTGATGGAGGTTCCCACAAATTTTATGAAGTTATCATCAAAGATAGCGAATTAACTATCCGCTATGGGCGCATCGGGGACTCAGGACAAACTCAAACCAAAACATACCCTTCCCCAGAAAAAGCGAAAGCTGAAGCGACGAAAAAGATAAACGAAAAACTGAAAAAAGGCTATGAACAAGCCGTCATGGGTGCGCGTCAAAAGCGTTCCGTGACACGCCGCGAAGTTGCTAGCACTACTTCTACATCTAAACAAGCGCCAATTCTCTGGAAATTTAACGCTAATTCTGCCGCTTTTGGGATATTCATTGACGGTAACTCCTGCTGGCTAGGAAATCAAAACGGTCAAGTTTTTGCACTAAACCATCAAGGTAAAGTTCTCAATCAATTTAAGATTCCCGACGGGGTGAAATGTCTTGTTGCTGATGATATTTGGATTTATGCTGGCTGTGATGATGGTAATGTCTATGACCTCACCGGCAAGTTACCACGAGTTGCTTACCAAATTGATGAAAATGTCGATATTTTCTGGTTAGATATCAAGGATGGTTTGCTGGGAGTCTCTGATGCTAAAGGCGGTGTCACCACAATTGACCATGATGATGAATCTCAATGGACACGTTTAAGTCAAGGTGATTCTGGTTGGATGGTACGCTGTGATGAGGTGGGTATCTATCACGGTCATAGCAAGGGTGTGACTATGTATGATAATAAAGAAGGTCGGATGTTGTGGCATCAACCTACTAAAGGTGCTGTACTATTTGGTTGGCAAGAAGCATCGGCTGTCTATGCAGGTACCAGCGACAAAAAGATTTATTCTTTTAGCAAAAAAGGTGAAGTCGGCGCAATTTATAAGTGTGATGCACCGGTTTATTCTTGCGCTACTGCCCAAGATGGTAAATATGTGTTTGCAGGTGATAACTATTCTTCAATTTATTGCTTTAATCAGGCTGGGGAAAGACTTTGGAAACTGGGGAGTGGCTGCGGTTCGGCTTTATCTATGCAGTTTTTCGAGAATTGTATTTATATTGTCACGACAGAAGGTTCTCTGGCTTGTATTGATGCAAGTGTTTCTGCCATTAAAGCGGCTCAAGAAGGTACAATTCCCCAAGCAACTATTATTAAAGCACCAAAGGGAGAAGGTGCCGCACCAACGTCGGTTTTGGAAACTACAGCAGATAGCAGCGTTGGGGTAATTGTTGAGTGTTTTAAAGAGGGGAGTAAATTGCGAGTTCGGGTTGTTTCACCTGGATATAACTCTCAATGGAGGGTGCAGTTTCCCCAAGATATTCGCCAAGAAGGACAGCGCTATTTGGTGCAAGAGGTGCGTGAGTCTGCTAATGGTGGTTTCTATCGCGCTTATGGGGATATTAGGAAGTTGGTTTAG
- a CDS encoding septal ring lytic transglycosylase RlpA family protein: protein MNQRYLWTIVALLLTTLGIPLVVQTQATEGTALASEEPPATDVVKVGEYQSPVGNLTSDAVMTEIHPHSVGGRQAATLFIRNIPVLTFLSSSKVASSQTKVGAIGDTGGVQSYALIASNSPKVGNVRNVINSVDNDPVQRAGVIAAKINQLIEDNVDASQITVSWKAGDKSTVANFAQNKGSFVQQQLGDRYTIKISDQELVEINQNTRLADTTTNLAQDALQATNRLRRLIGKASPLSQIANLPMRSPFSIPKLPQQIAVGGVRINFTGIASWYGYDGSGSQTASGERYNPEGLTAAHRTLPMGTKVRVTNTRNGRSVVVRINDRGPYIGGRIIDVSAGAARVLGMIGSGIAPVKIDVLGR from the coding sequence ATGAATCAAAGATATTTGTGGACTATTGTCGCCCTGCTTCTGACTACTTTGGGTATACCCTTAGTCGTTCAGACTCAAGCCACTGAGGGAACTGCTCTAGCATCTGAAGAACCACCTGCAACTGATGTGGTCAAAGTCGGAGAGTATCAATCCCCTGTAGGGAACCTAACCTCGGATGCTGTGATGACAGAAATTCATCCACACAGCGTTGGCGGTCGGCAGGCAGCAACCCTTTTTATCCGAAATATTCCCGTTCTCACCTTTCTGAGTTCCTCAAAAGTTGCCAGTAGTCAAACGAAAGTTGGTGCTATTGGAGATACTGGGGGCGTACAATCGTACGCCCTTATTGCTAGCAACTCACCCAAGGTGGGGAATGTTAGGAACGTAATTAACTCAGTTGACAATGATCCGGTACAGAGAGCTGGTGTAATAGCAGCTAAAATCAACCAGCTGATCGAGGACAATGTGGACGCGAGTCAAATTACCGTAAGTTGGAAAGCAGGGGACAAATCGACCGTCGCAAATTTTGCCCAGAATAAAGGTTCCTTTGTCCAACAACAGTTAGGCGATCGCTACACGATCAAAATTAGCGACCAAGAATTGGTGGAAATCAATCAAAACACGCGATTAGCAGATACCACCACAAATCTGGCACAAGACGCATTGCAAGCAACCAATCGCCTGCGGAGACTCATCGGCAAAGCATCTCCCTTAAGTCAAATTGCTAACCTGCCGATGCGCTCACCATTCTCCATACCAAAGCTACCACAACAGATTGCCGTTGGCGGAGTGCGAATCAACTTCACAGGCATCGCTTCCTGGTACGGCTATGATGGTTCTGGCAGCCAAACTGCTAGCGGTGAAAGGTATAATCCTGAAGGCTTAACAGCAGCCCATCGCACCTTGCCTATGGGGACAAAAGTCCGTGTTACCAATACCCGCAACGGTCGTTCTGTCGTCGTGCGAATTAATGACCGGGGCCCATACATTGGAGGTCGAATTATTGACGTTTCTGCCGGTGCCGCTAGGGTGTTAGGAATGATCGGTAGCGGCATTGCACCAGTAAAAATCGACGTCTTGGGAAGATAA